From the genome of Bradyrhizobium elkanii USDA 76, one region includes:
- a CDS encoding restriction endonuclease, with protein sequence MKAYKPRNEVSYDDIRALLGVLSGEQNASKGILTTTSDFPPRLISDPFITPFLPTRLELMNGDSLQKWLGGLLKK encoded by the coding sequence GTGAAGGCGTATAAGCCGAGGAACGAGGTTTCATATGATGACATTCGTGCATTGCTGGGCGTACTCAGCGGGGAGCAGAATGCCTCTAAGGGAATCCTGACTACAACGTCGGACTTTCCGCCAAGGCTAATATCTGATCCGTTCATAACTCCCTTTCTGCCGACGCGTCTCGAATTGATGAACGGTGACAGCCTTCAAAAGTGGCTTGGTGGCCTCCTGAAAAAATAG
- a CDS encoding restriction endonuclease, translating into MLTLQQMEEVRVRLAQQLIFYMPVKLFPIAQKLAFPILLEFTRLVDFRNLEIPPEKIKITDLIYEDRLPSVFESFIARRFSEGNKQAELRVAGIITPDHKIVLADRKTAEGFLIKANSAVWYEIVASLQSDWSQAYSLSATRWEEIVAGAFDKAGFDEVTLTPRSGDHGRDVIAVRRGLVASRS; encoded by the coding sequence ATGCTTACTTTGCAGCAGATGGAAGAGGTAAGGGTTCGCCTAGCGCAGCAACTGATATTCTACATGCCCGTTAAGCTGTTTCCTATTGCGCAGAAATTAGCGTTTCCGATTCTTTTAGAGTTCACACGACTAGTGGATTTTAGGAATCTGGAAATTCCACCAGAGAAGATCAAAATTACTGACTTGATCTACGAAGACAGGCTTCCGTCAGTGTTCGAGTCGTTTATCGCTCGGCGGTTTTCCGAGGGGAATAAGCAAGCGGAGTTGCGAGTAGCGGGAATCATTACACCAGATCACAAGATCGTCCTGGCAGATCGTAAAACGGCAGAGGGATTTCTAATAAAGGCAAACTCAGCGGTTTGGTATGAAATTGTAGCAAGCCTGCAATCGGATTGGAGCCAAGCGTATTCACTTTCTGCGACGCGTTGGGAAGAGATCGTCGCTGGTGCCTTCGATAAAGCGGGGTTCGACGAGGTGACATTAACGCCACGCTCAGGGGATCACGGACGGGATGTCATAGCTGTTCGAAGGGGGTTGGTTGCATCAAGATCATAG